In Panacibacter ginsenosidivorans, the following proteins share a genomic window:
- a CDS encoding phosphotransferase enzyme family protein: protein MTSDILKEFNIKGEDVETEDFGSGLINHTWLIKHAGKKYILQKINKHVFTEPHGIDNNIRSLAEYLTIHYPDYLFTKPIYTTNQKGLVEPDDHSSYRLFTFVEGSHSYTIVERKELAYEAAKQFGKFTKLLSGFDTSKLKITLPDFHNLSLRYQQFEQSVSKATKERLANAASFIETLISYRHIVDEYENILVNPCFKKRVTHHDTKISNVLFNSNNKGLCVIDLDTVMPGYFISDVGDMMRTYLSPAGEEETDFSKIDIREDYFEAIVNGYLSEMQQELTETEKDHFIYAGKFMIYMQALRFMADYLNNDIYYGAKYETHNLNRAINQITLLNKLSEKESKLKEIIAKALLVNDV from the coding sequence ATGACGTCCGATATTTTAAAGGAGTTCAACATAAAAGGGGAAGATGTCGAAACAGAGGATTTTGGCAGCGGTCTCATCAATCATACATGGCTGATAAAACATGCAGGCAAAAAGTACATCCTGCAAAAAATAAATAAGCATGTTTTTACTGAACCACATGGTATAGATAATAATATAAGATCACTTGCAGAATACTTAACTATTCATTATCCTGATTATCTTTTTACAAAACCTATTTATACAACAAACCAGAAAGGCCTTGTAGAACCGGATGATCATTCAAGTTATCGCCTGTTCACTTTTGTGGAGGGTTCCCATTCTTATACAATAGTTGAGCGTAAAGAACTGGCCTATGAAGCAGCAAAACAATTTGGAAAATTTACAAAACTGTTGTCTGGTTTCGATACTTCGAAACTTAAAATAACCCTTCCCGATTTTCACAATCTTTCTTTACGTTATCAACAGTTTGAGCAATCAGTTTCTAAGGCTACTAAAGAAAGGCTTGCCAATGCAGCCAGCTTTATTGAGACACTTATTTCCTACAGGCATATCGTTGATGAGTATGAAAATATTCTTGTTAACCCATGCTTTAAAAAAAGGGTTACACATCATGATACCAAGATCAGCAATGTATTATTTAACAGCAATAACAAAGGCCTTTGTGTAATTGATCTTGACACTGTAATGCCGGGGTATTTTATAAGCGATGTCGGTGATATGATGCGTACTTATCTTTCACCTGCAGGTGAAGAAGAAACAGATTTTTCTAAAATAGATATACGCGAAGATTATTTTGAAGCTATTGTAAATGGCTATCTCAGCGAGATGCAGCAAGAACTTACTGAAACAGAAAAAGATCATTTTATTTACGCAGGTAAGTTTATGATCTATATGCAGGCGCTCCGCTTTATGGCAGACTATCTTAACAATGATATTTATTACGGTGCAAAATATGAAACACATAATTTAAACCGCGCCATCAATCAAATTACCTTGCTGAATAAACTTTCAGAAAAGGAATCAAAACTGAAAGAAATTATTGCAAAGGCGCTTTTAGTAAATGATGTATAG
- a CDS encoding beta-N-acetylhexosaminidase: MKKMLLCSLVLVSVFANAQQTSTVKNIIPVPASVTEKPGTFILKNNFSISAPNDADAMNVAKQLSAALSAPTGYAGTIKNSGGNIQLQLLSATDNTIGNEGYKLSVTSKAVTISANKPAGLFYGMQTLLQLLPPSIESKTTVANTNWTIPCVEITDEPRFGWRGMMFDVSRHFFTKAEVKQFIDDMVKYKYNLLHWHLTDDEGWRIEIKSLPKLTEVGAWRVNREGKWANTGNPFPNEPKTYGGFYTQDDIKEVIQYAKERYVTILPEVDVPGHSLAALASYPELSCTPGPYEVSSGAPFMNWFNGGHEGLIDNTLCPANEKVYDFLDKVFTEVAQLFPFEYIHMGGDETAKNFWAKSDQIKALMQKENLKDMNEVQSYFVKRVEKIVESKGKKLIGWDEILEGGLAPSANVMSWRGMKGGITAAKMGHQVVMTPTDFVYMDYVQGEPSVEAPVYASLRLNKAYQFEPVPDGVDPKLILGGQANLWTEQIQRYRTVQYMMWPRSLATAECLWSPKEKKNWNDFANRVQNQFPRMDAAGIRYARSIYDPIIKVKDFKGSPEVSISTEIEGLDVYYSIDESIPDNYFPKYSKPIVMPADAEHLKVITYKNGKQVGQLISLSIDQLKSRERGED, encoded by the coding sequence ATGAAAAAAATGTTGCTCTGCTCTCTTGTATTAGTAAGTGTGTTTGCAAATGCACAGCAAACCAGTACTGTTAAAAATATTATTCCTGTTCCTGCATCGGTAACGGAAAAACCGGGAACATTTATTTTAAAAAATAATTTCAGCATCAGTGCGCCAAATGACGCTGATGCCATGAACGTTGCCAAACAATTATCTGCGGCCTTGTCTGCGCCAACAGGATATGCGGGCACCATTAAAAACAGTGGCGGTAATATACAATTACAATTGTTATCTGCAACAGATAATACCATTGGCAATGAAGGTTACAAACTTTCTGTAACATCAAAAGCAGTAACTATCAGCGCAAATAAACCTGCCGGCCTGTTTTATGGCATGCAAACATTACTGCAATTGTTGCCGCCATCAATTGAAAGCAAAACTACTGTTGCCAATACAAACTGGACAATTCCCTGTGTGGAGATAACTGACGAGCCGCGTTTTGGATGGCGTGGTATGATGTTCGATGTAAGCCGTCACTTCTTTACCAAAGCAGAAGTGAAACAATTCATCGATGATATGGTGAAATACAAATACAATCTGCTGCACTGGCACCTTACCGATGATGAAGGCTGGCGCATTGAAATAAAAAGTTTACCAAAACTTACAGAAGTTGGTGCATGGCGTGTAAACCGTGAAGGTAAATGGGCCAACACAGGAAACCCTTTTCCAAACGAACCAAAAACTTACGGTGGTTTCTATACACAGGATGATATAAAAGAAGTTATTCAATATGCCAAAGAGCGCTATGTAACAATCTTACCTGAAGTTGATGTGCCCGGCCATAGCCTTGCCGCACTTGCTTCTTATCCTGAACTTTCCTGCACCCCTGGTCCTTATGAAGTGAGCAGTGGAGCGCCTTTTATGAATTGGTTCAATGGCGGTCATGAAGGCTTAATAGATAACACGCTTTGCCCGGCCAATGAAAAAGTGTACGACTTTTTAGACAAAGTATTTACAGAAGTGGCGCAGCTTTTTCCTTTTGAATATATACACATGGGTGGCGATGAAACAGCAAAAAATTTCTGGGCTAAGAGCGATCAGATAAAAGCACTGATGCAAAAAGAAAATTTGAAAGACATGAATGAAGTGCAAAGCTATTTTGTAAAACGTGTAGAAAAAATTGTTGAAAGCAAAGGCAAAAAACTAATTGGCTGGGATGAAATTCTCGAAGGTGGTTTAGCACCTTCTGCTAACGTAATGAGCTGGCGCGGTATGAAAGGGGGCATCACTGCAGCAAAGATGGGCCACCAGGTTGTAATGACACCGACAGATTTTGTGTACATGGATTATGTGCAGGGAGAGCCTTCTGTGGAAGCGCCTGTATACGCTTCTTTGCGTTTGAATAAAGCGTACCAGTTTGAACCCGTGCCTGATGGTGTTGATCCAAAACTTATTCTTGGCGGACAAGCCAACTTATGGACAGAACAAATTCAGCGCTACCGCACCGTGCAGTATATGATGTGGCCACGCAGCCTTGCTACGGCAGAATGTTTATGGAGCCCTAAAGAAAAAAAGAACTGGAACGATTTTGCCAACCGCGTGCAGAATCAATTCCCACGCATGGATGCCGCAGGCATTCGTTATGCACGCAGCATATACGATCCCATTATAAAGGTGAAAGATTTTAAAGGAAGCCCTGAAGTAAGCATCAGCACAGAGATTGAAGGGCTTGATGTTTATTACTCCATTGATGAAAGTATTCCTGATAATTATTTTCCAAAATACAGCAAGCCAATTGTTATGCCTGCTGATGCAGAACATTTAAAAGTGATTACATACAAAAATGGCAAACAGGTTGGCCAGTTAATCAGTTTATCTATTGATCAGTTAAAGAGCAGGGAAAGAGGAGAAGATTAA
- a CDS encoding nucleoid-associated protein, with the protein MTGIDNVQLEQVIVHKVGNPSRGEQLKLSVNPLTLNDELVKSMLNKYFLGAFNENEHYHFTHLSDVGMNEVYNYVTSIFQDKKSFTQQSSLLAHFLYNKSTHVKVKEGELYVASFKDVPFGNDFIDAVGIFKSETKETFLKVFEHGESWEVIGEEGININKLDKGCLVFNTNKEDGYVVCVVDATNKQQDAQYWVKDFLQVEPYADSYHNTNKYMDMCRLFITNDYADKFDVNKTDQIDLMNRSAEYFKTKEQFSLNEFTEEVIHHPEVADSFVQFKKNYEVSRQFEMDDEFDIDLAAVKKQAKVFKSVLKLDKNFHIYIHGRRDMIEKGYDELTGKKFYKLYFEEES; encoded by the coding sequence ATGACTGGTATAGACAATGTTCAACTTGAACAGGTGATCGTTCATAAAGTGGGTAATCCTTCCCGTGGTGAGCAATTAAAGCTTTCTGTAAACCCGCTTACGCTGAATGATGAGCTGGTAAAAAGCATGCTCAACAAATATTTTCTTGGCGCCTTTAATGAAAATGAACACTATCATTTCACACACCTGAGTGATGTAGGAATGAATGAAGTATATAATTATGTTACCAGTATTTTTCAGGACAAAAAAAGCTTTACTCAACAATCCTCATTGCTTGCACATTTTCTTTATAACAAAAGTACCCATGTAAAAGTGAAAGAAGGCGAATTGTATGTTGCCTCATTTAAAGATGTTCCTTTTGGTAACGACTTCATTGATGCAGTTGGCATTTTTAAAAGCGAGACCAAAGAAACTTTCTTAAAAGTATTTGAACATGGCGAAAGCTGGGAAGTTATTGGTGAAGAAGGTATCAATATCAATAAACTGGATAAAGGGTGTTTGGTATTTAATACAAACAAAGAAGATGGTTATGTTGTTTGCGTTGTTGATGCAACCAACAAACAGCAGGACGCACAATACTGGGTAAAAGATTTTTTACAGGTTGAACCTTATGCAGATAGTTATCACAATACAAATAAGTATATGGATATGTGCAGGCTCTTCATCACCAATGATTACGCAGATAAATTTGATGTAAATAAAACAGACCAGATAGACCTGATGAACCGTTCTGCTGAATATTTTAAAACCAAAGAGCAGTTTAGTTTAAATGAGTTCACTGAAGAAGTAATTCATCATCCTGAAGTTGCAGATTCGTTTGTACAGTTCAAAAAGAATTATGAAGTGTCAAGGCAATTTGAAATGGATGATGAATTTGATATTGATCTTGCTGCTGTAAAGAAACAGGCAAAAGTTTTTAAGAGTGTGTTGAAGCTTGATAAGAATTTCCATATTTATATTCATGGCCGAAGAGATATGATCGAAAAAGGTTATGATGAATTAACGGGGAAGAAATTTTACAAACTATATTTTGAAGAAGAGAGTTAA
- a CDS encoding helix-turn-helix domain-containing protein gives MLHDDQNTLFTLAADFIHYTNRSVFLTGRAGTGKTTFLKYIKANTNKQTAVVAPTGVAAINAGGATIHSFFQLPFTPYVPESKGFQRSEESIDRHHLLGRIKMNSDRRKVLQQLELLIIDEISMVRCDVLDAIDVVLRHFRFRYNEPFGGVQLLFIGDMFQLPPVVQDDEWKILSPFYKSPFFFDSKVLKDDEPVHIELNKIYRQNEQRFIDLLNKVRNNEMDEEGFNLLNSRYDAFFQPSQHDGYITLTTHNHKADIINAEEVGKLKSNFVSYKAIITGEFYEKSYPAEELLQLKVDAQVMMIKNDAEKKYFNGKIGTITKLENEIVHVQCKGDTFPIEVKREKWENIRYTLNPSTQQVEEDVIGTFEQFPLRLAWAITIHKSQGLTFEKAVIDAGAAFASGQVYVALSRCTTLGGIVLKSRINNNGLKNDERIVQFSRQKDVATQLAYALNESKKAYQSVVLKTLFDLNAISKAVEPFKKYVQETLKDFNEEALVWTEMLEEKISQLQEVADKFQPQLKLLLDEKALPEQNENLQKRIIAASKYFAEHLQNLSQYLLSSVAVTDSKQKAMVYNMILQDVHIAIAQKLHAMKGLEHGFNAEAFAMHKKKFVSANLKVNAYSAANKTFKTDSVHPALYQQLRVLRDKICAQKDIPVYLVASGATLDELTRYLPQTVQELAQISGFGKAKLESYGQQFLDIIIAYCNQRNLTSQVHEKIPKKERREKDPNKEKTDTKLETYKLYQEGKTIKEIAEARNLSVGTIEGHLAHYVSQGNISIEELVSKEKILLIEPLAKNFEGNAVNPLKQQLGNDVSYGEIKLVIASLEYLKTKNNEQEIL, from the coding sequence ATGCTGCACGATGATCAAAATACCTTATTTACCCTTGCCGCGGATTTTATACATTACACTAATCGGTCTGTATTTCTTACCGGGCGTGCAGGCACTGGCAAAACAACTTTTCTAAAATACATAAAAGCAAACACGAACAAACAAACTGCGGTTGTAGCGCCAACAGGTGTGGCAGCAATCAATGCAGGAGGAGCAACCATTCATTCATTTTTCCAGCTACCGTTTACACCGTATGTGCCCGAAAGTAAAGGCTTTCAGCGCAGTGAGGAAAGTATTGACAGGCATCATTTACTGGGCAGAATAAAAATGAACAGCGACAGAAGAAAGGTTTTGCAGCAACTGGAACTATTGATCATTGATGAAATAAGCATGGTGCGTTGTGATGTGCTTGATGCGATTGATGTGGTGTTAAGACATTTTCGTTTTCGTTACAATGAACCATTTGGTGGTGTGCAGTTATTGTTTATCGGTGATATGTTTCAATTGCCACCCGTTGTGCAGGATGATGAATGGAAAATATTGTCACCATTTTATAAAAGCCCTTTTTTCTTTGATAGTAAAGTTTTAAAAGATGATGAACCGGTGCATATTGAATTGAATAAAATTTACCGGCAGAATGAACAACGGTTTATTGATTTATTGAATAAAGTGCGCAACAATGAAATGGATGAAGAAGGATTCAATTTGCTGAACAGCAGGTATGATGCATTCTTTCAGCCTTCGCAGCATGATGGTTACATAACGCTTACAACACACAATCACAAAGCAGATATAATTAATGCGGAAGAGGTTGGAAAATTAAAGAGCAATTTTGTTTCTTACAAAGCAATAATAACAGGTGAGTTCTACGAAAAAAGTTACCCCGCAGAAGAATTGCTGCAACTGAAAGTTGACGCACAAGTAATGATGATAAAGAATGATGCAGAGAAAAAATATTTCAATGGCAAGATAGGCACTATAACAAAACTGGAAAATGAAATTGTGCATGTGCAATGTAAGGGCGATACTTTTCCCATTGAAGTAAAACGGGAAAAGTGGGAGAATATCCGTTATACGTTAAACCCGTCAACACAGCAGGTTGAAGAAGATGTTATCGGAACGTTTGAGCAGTTTCCATTAAGGCTTGCATGGGCAATTACTATTCATAAAAGCCAGGGCCTGACTTTTGAAAAAGCCGTAATCGATGCCGGTGCTGCATTTGCAAGCGGGCAAGTATATGTTGCATTAAGCCGTTGTACAACACTTGGTGGTATTGTTTTAAAAAGCAGGATTAATAATAACGGTTTAAAAAATGACGAACGCATTGTACAATTTTCCAGGCAAAAAGACGTAGCCACACAATTAGCATATGCATTAAATGAATCAAAGAAAGCTTACCAGTCTGTTGTGCTGAAGACATTGTTTGATCTGAATGCAATTTCAAAAGCTGTTGAACCTTTTAAAAAATATGTTCAAGAAACGCTCAAAGATTTTAACGAAGAAGCTTTAGTATGGACGGAAATGCTTGAAGAAAAAATATCTCAACTGCAGGAAGTGGCTGATAAATTTCAGCCGCAATTAAAACTATTACTGGATGAAAAAGCATTACCCGAACAAAATGAAAATTTACAGAAGAGAATAATCGCTGCTTCAAAGTATTTTGCTGAGCATTTGCAAAACCTTTCACAGTATTTGCTTTCGTCTGTTGCTGTTACAGACAGCAAACAAAAAGCCATGGTGTATAACATGATATTACAGGATGTGCACATAGCCATTGCACAAAAACTGCATGCAATGAAAGGATTAGAGCATGGTTTCAATGCAGAAGCATTTGCGATGCACAAGAAAAAATTTGTGTCGGCAAACTTAAAAGTAAATGCATATTCTGCTGCCAATAAAACATTCAAAACAGATTCAGTACATCCTGCACTGTATCAGCAGTTGAGGGTGTTGCGTGATAAGATTTGCGCACAGAAAGACATACCCGTTTATCTTGTTGCTTCAGGCGCCACGCTGGATGAACTTACACGTTACCTGCCGCAAACAGTGCAGGAACTTGCACAGATCAGCGGTTTTGGAAAAGCAAAACTCGAAAGCTATGGCCAGCAATTTCTTGATATAATTATAGCGTATTGCAACCAACGCAATCTTACTTCTCAGGTACATGAGAAGATACCCAAAAAAGAAAGGAGGGAAAAAGATCCAAATAAAGAAAAGACTGATACAAAACTTGAAACCTATAAGTTGTATCAAGAAGGGAAAACAATTAAGGAAATTGCGGAAGCAAGAAATTTATCTGTCGGCACAATCGAAGGTCATCTTGCGCATTATGTTTCGCAGGGAAATATTTCTATTGAAGAGCTTGTTAGCAAAGAAAAGATTTTATTAATAGAACCGCTGGCAAAAAATTTTGAAGGCAATGCTGTTAATCCTTTAAAGCAACAATTGGGAAATGATGTCAGTTATGGAGAAATAAAACTGGTAATTGCTTCTTTAGAATATTTGAAAACAAAAAACAATGAACAAGAAATTTTGTAA